A window from Pseudomonas frederiksbergensis encodes these proteins:
- the apbC gene encoding iron-sulfur cluster carrier protein ApbC yields the protein MSAVNRAAVEAVLRQYTDPYLNLDPVSAGCVRSIDIQGDRVSVQLELGYAAGLFKSGWAQLLQMAIEGLDGVTIARVEITSVIAAHKAQAQIPGLANVKNVVAVASGKGGVGKSTTAANLALALAREGAKVGILDADIYGPSQGIMFGIPEGTRPQVKDQKWFIPIESHGVEVMSMAFLTDDNTPMVWRGPMVSGALLQLVTQTAWGDLDYLVIDMPPGTGDIQLTLAQKVPVAGAVIVTTPQDLALLDARKGVEMFRKVNIPVLGVVENMAVHICSNCGHAEHLFGEGGGVKLANQYGVELLASLPLAMAIREQADGGKPTVIAEPDSPIAMVYQELARHVGARIVLQEAVSPAMPNITISDD from the coding sequence ATGAGCGCCGTCAATCGCGCAGCGGTGGAAGCCGTCCTTCGCCAATACACCGACCCTTACCTGAACCTGGACCCGGTCAGCGCCGGGTGCGTTCGCAGCATCGACATTCAGGGTGATCGCGTCAGCGTCCAGTTGGAGCTGGGTTATGCCGCCGGCCTGTTCAAGAGTGGCTGGGCGCAGTTGCTGCAAATGGCCATTGAAGGGCTGGACGGCGTGACCATCGCTCGCGTCGAGATCACCAGTGTCATTGCCGCACACAAGGCTCAAGCGCAGATCCCGGGCCTGGCCAACGTCAAGAACGTGGTCGCCGTGGCGTCCGGCAAGGGCGGTGTGGGTAAATCGACGACCGCCGCCAACCTGGCCCTGGCCCTGGCCCGCGAAGGCGCCAAGGTCGGGATTCTCGACGCGGATATCTACGGTCCGAGCCAAGGCATCATGTTCGGCATCCCTGAAGGCACCCGGCCCCAGGTCAAGGATCAGAAGTGGTTCATTCCGATCGAGTCCCATGGTGTCGAAGTCATGTCCATGGCGTTCCTGACTGACGACAACACGCCGATGGTCTGGCGCGGACCGATGGTTTCCGGCGCCTTGTTGCAACTGGTCACTCAAACCGCCTGGGGCGACCTGGATTACCTGGTCATCGACATGCCGCCAGGCACCGGCGACATCCAGCTGACCCTGGCGCAGAAAGTCCCGGTAGCCGGCGCGGTGATCGTTACCACGCCGCAAGACCTGGCATTGCTGGACGCACGCAAGGGCGTGGAGATGTTCCGCAAGGTCAACATTCCGGTGCTGGGCGTAGTGGAAAACATGGCCGTGCACATCTGCTCCAACTGCGGGCATGCCGAGCATCTGTTCGGTGAGGGCGGTGGTGTGAAGCTGGCCAACCAGTACGGCGTCGAGCTGCTGGCTTCGTTGCCGCTGGCGATGGCCATCCGCGAACAGGCCGACGGCGGCAAGCCAACGGTGATCGCCGAGCCCGACAGCCCGATTGCAATGGTTTACCAGGAACTGGCCCGCCATGTCGGCGCGCGGATCGTGTTGCAGGAAGCGGTATCGCCCGCGATGCCCAATATCACCATCAGCGACGATTAA
- the rsxB gene encoding electron transport complex subunit RsxB, producing the protein MSLIQRIDALLPQTQCGKCGHPGCKPYAEGIANGEPINKCPPGGSETIAALAELLKVPVLELDVSRGSAPAQIAYIREAECIGCTKCIQACPVDAIVGAAKLMHTVIIDECTGCDLCVAPCPVDCIEMRPLPLDTVLPVVGGLAFSLEEQRARTAKRNHARQRFEQRNARLHREEEQKIAERQARAQRAAQHSEVATLDPVQAALERVRVQKAANADAALKKAKIDLAMSRAQLNKSLKAFGHPPTFEQQSQLIVLQQQFEAAEQALAKLESAAPPAAAPVVPAKNAQLNRAKIQLAMRRTELKKAQASKAPAEQIEALELAVNEAERQVDAYAAP; encoded by the coding sequence ATGAGTCTGATTCAACGCATCGACGCCCTGTTGCCGCAGACCCAATGCGGCAAGTGCGGCCACCCCGGATGCAAACCGTACGCCGAAGGCATTGCCAATGGCGAACCGATCAACAAATGCCCGCCCGGCGGCAGCGAGACCATCGCGGCCCTGGCCGAGCTGTTGAAAGTGCCAGTGCTGGAACTGGACGTCAGTCGCGGTTCGGCCCCGGCGCAGATCGCCTATATTCGTGAAGCGGAGTGTATTGGTTGCACCAAGTGCATCCAGGCATGCCCTGTGGATGCCATTGTCGGCGCGGCGAAATTGATGCACACGGTGATCATCGATGAATGCACCGGTTGCGACTTGTGCGTGGCGCCCTGCCCGGTGGATTGCATCGAGATGCGGCCATTGCCGCTGGACACGGTGCTGCCGGTTGTCGGCGGTCTGGCGTTCAGCCTTGAGGAGCAACGCGCCCGGACGGCCAAACGCAATCACGCACGGCAGCGATTCGAACAGCGCAACGCGCGCCTGCATCGCGAAGAAGAACAGAAAATCGCCGAGCGTCAGGCCCGGGCCCAGCGCGCCGCCCAGCACAGTGAGGTAGCGACACTCGACCCGGTTCAAGCCGCTCTTGAGCGTGTCCGTGTACAGAAGGCAGCCAATGCCGATGCGGCGTTGAAAAAGGCCAAGATCGATCTGGCGATGAGTCGGGCGCAACTGAACAAGTCACTCAAGGCCTTCGGGCATCCGCCGACCTTCGAACAGCAGTCGCAACTGATCGTCTTGCAACAGCAATTCGAGGCTGCCGAACAGGCGTTGGCGAAACTGGAAAGTGCTGCACCGCCAGCCGCGGCCCCCGTCGTTCCGGCGAAAAATGCGCAGCTGAATCGGGCAAAGATCCAGTTGGCCATGCGCCGCACCGAACTCAAGAAAGCCCAGGCCAGCAAAGCGCCGGCTGAGCAGATTGAAGCCCTGGAACTGGCGGTAAATGAAGCCGAGCGTCAGGTGGATGCCTATGCCGCCCCTTGA
- a CDS encoding electron transport complex protein RnfA — translation MTELLLTLISTALINNLVLHWPLGVDPLLGNEHRQVHALGLATTCLMLIVGTLGYVAYRWLLVPLELTSLRLFVFLPLSVLLIGPLLKVLSRSLPKFAFNGLWPLLLGNAGVLGLTLLNAQDDKGFFHAVALSLGAGLGFWLVLSLFSDLRQRTLENDIPLPFRGLPIDLIGAGLIAVAFLGFSGLIKT, via the coding sequence ATGACCGAATTGCTTCTTACGCTTATCAGCACTGCCCTGATCAACAACCTCGTGTTGCACTGGCCGCTGGGCGTCGATCCGCTGCTGGGCAACGAGCATCGGCAAGTTCACGCATTGGGCCTTGCGACCACGTGTTTGATGCTGATCGTCGGCACGCTGGGCTACGTGGCCTACCGTTGGTTGCTGGTCCCGCTGGAGCTGACGTCGCTGCGCCTTTTTGTCTTCCTGCCATTAAGCGTTCTGCTGATTGGCCCGCTGCTGAAAGTGCTTTCCCGGTCACTTCCAAAATTTGCGTTCAATGGCCTCTGGCCCCTGCTGCTGGGCAACGCCGGCGTACTCGGCTTGACGCTGCTCAATGCTCAGGACGACAAAGGCTTCTTCCACGCCGTGGCCCTGAGCCTGGGCGCCGGGCTGGGGTTCTGGCTGGTACTGAGCCTGTTCAGCGACTTGCGCCAACGCACCCTCGAAAATGATATCCCCCTGCCCTTTCGCGGCCTGCCCATCGACCTGATCGGCGCTGGACTGATAGCAGTGGCCTTTCTCGGATTCAGCGGACTGATCAAAACATGA
- the metG gene encoding methionine--tRNA ligase produces MSEPRKILVTSALPYANGSIHLGHMLEYIQTDMWVRFQKHRGNQCIYVCADDAHGSAIMLRAEKEGITPEQLIANVQAEHSADFAEFLVDFDNFHSTHAEENRELSSQIYLKLRDAGHIATRSITQYFDPEKKMFLADRFIKGTCPKCGTEDQYGDNCEKCGATYAPTDLKDPKSAISGATPVLKDSQHFFFKLPDFQEMLQAWTRSGTLQEAVANKIAEWLDAGLQQWDISRDAPYFGFEIPDEPGKYFYVWLDAPIGYMASFKNLCDRTPELDFDAFWGKDSTAELYHFIGKDIVNFHALFWPAMLEGAGFRKPTGINVHGYLTVNGQKMSKSRGTFIKARTYLDHLSPEYLRYYYAAKLSRGVDDLDLNLEDFVQKVNSDLVGKVVNIASRCAGFIHKGNAGVLVAGNAAPELTEAFLAAAPSIAEAYEARDFARAMREIMGLADRANAWIADKAPWSLNKQEGKQDEVQAICALGVNLFRQLVIFLKPVLPLLAADAEAFLNVAPLTWDDHATLLSNHQLNEFKPLMTRIDPVKVQAMSDASKEDLTASATDTGDAAPAGNGELAKDPLSPEIEFDTFAAIDLRVALILKAEHVEGADKLLRLTLDIGDEQRNVFSGIKSAYPDPSKLNGRLTMMIANLKPRKMKFGISEGMVMAAGPGGEEIYLLSPDSGAKPGQRIK; encoded by the coding sequence ATGTCCGAGCCACGCAAGATCCTCGTCACCAGCGCCCTGCCCTATGCCAATGGTTCGATCCATCTTGGCCACATGCTGGAATACATCCAGACCGATATGTGGGTGCGCTTCCAGAAGCACCGCGGCAATCAATGCATTTATGTCTGCGCCGACGACGCCCACGGTTCGGCCATCATGTTGCGCGCGGAAAAGGAAGGCATCACCCCGGAACAACTGATCGCCAACGTCCAGGCTGAACACAGCGCCGACTTTGCCGAGTTCCTGGTGGACTTCGACAACTTCCACTCCACTCACGCCGAAGAAAACCGTGAGCTGTCGAGCCAGATCTACCTGAAGCTGCGCGACGCCGGGCACATTGCCACGCGCTCGATCACTCAGTACTTCGACCCGGAAAAGAAAATGTTCCTGGCCGACCGCTTCATCAAGGGCACCTGCCCGAAATGCGGCACCGAAGACCAGTACGGCGACAACTGCGAAAAATGCGGTGCGACCTACGCGCCAACCGACCTGAAGGATCCAAAGTCGGCGATCTCCGGCGCCACTCCGGTGCTCAAGGATTCCCAGCACTTCTTCTTCAAACTGCCGGACTTCCAGGAAATGCTGCAAGCCTGGACCCGCAGCGGTACCCTGCAAGAAGCCGTGGCGAACAAAATCGCCGAATGGCTGGACGCCGGCCTGCAACAGTGGGACATCTCCCGTGATGCGCCGTACTTCGGTTTCGAAATCCCCGACGAGCCAGGCAAGTACTTCTACGTCTGGCTGGATGCGCCGATCGGCTACATGGCCAGCTTCAAGAACCTTTGCGACCGCACGCCGGAACTGGACTTCGACGCGTTCTGGGGCAAGGATTCCACCGCCGAGCTGTACCATTTCATCGGCAAGGACATCGTCAACTTCCACGCCCTGTTCTGGCCAGCCATGCTCGAAGGCGCCGGTTTCCGTAAACCGACCGGTATCAACGTACACGGCTACCTGACCGTCAACGGTCAGAAAATGTCCAAATCCCGCGGCACCTTCATCAAGGCCCGGACCTATCTCGACCACCTGTCGCCGGAATACCTGCGTTACTACTACGCGGCCAAGCTGAGCCGTGGCGTCGATGACCTGGACCTGAACCTCGAAGACTTCGTGCAGAAGGTCAATTCCGATCTGGTCGGCAAAGTCGTCAACATTGCCAGCCGTTGCGCCGGTTTCATCCATAAAGGCAACGCCGGTGTACTGGTGGCGGGCAATGCCGCGCCGGAACTGACCGAAGCGTTCCTCGCCGCAGCGCCGAGCATCGCCGAAGCCTACGAGGCTCGCGACTTCGCCCGCGCCATGCGCGAGATCATGGGCCTGGCCGACCGTGCCAATGCCTGGATTGCCGACAAGGCGCCGTGGTCGCTGAACAAACAAGAAGGCAAGCAAGACGAAGTCCAGGCCATCTGCGCCCTGGGCGTCAACCTGTTCCGCCAGCTGGTGATTTTCCTCAAGCCGGTGCTGCCGCTGCTGGCCGCCGACGCCGAGGCGTTCCTGAACGTCGCGCCGCTGACCTGGGACGACCACGCGACCTTGCTCAGCAACCATCAACTGAACGAGTTCAAACCGTTGATGACCCGTATCGACCCGGTAAAAGTGCAAGCCATGAGCGACGCCTCGAAAGAAGACCTGACCGCCAGCGCTACCGACACCGGCGATGCTGCACCTGCCGGCAATGGCGAACTGGCCAAGGATCCGCTGTCACCGGAAATCGAGTTCGATACCTTTGCCGCTATCGACCTGCGCGTCGCCCTGATCCTCAAGGCCGAACACGTGGAAGGTGCCGACAAACTGCTGCGCCTGACCCTGGACATCGGTGACGAGCAACGCAACGTGTTCTCCGGGATCAAGAGCGCTTATCCGGATCCGTCCAAGCTCAATGGTCGCCTGACCATGATGATCGCCAACCTCAAGCCCCGGAAAATGAAGTTCGGCATCTCCGAAGGCATGGTGATGGCGGCCGGCCCTGGCGGTGAAGAAATCTACCTGCTCAGCCCTGACAGCGGCGCCAAGCCAGGCCAGCGCATCAAGTAA
- a CDS encoding SDR family oxidoreductase, giving the protein MQLTDKVIIITGGCQGLGRSMAEYFAGKGAKLALVDLNQEKLDDTVVACKAKGVEARAYLCNVANEEQVTHMVAQVAEDFGAIHGLINNAGILRDGLLIKVKDGEMTKMSLAQWQSVIDVNLTGVFLCTREVAAKMIELNNSGTIINISSISRAGNAGQTNYSAAKAGVAAMTVTWAKELARYGIRVAGIAPGFIETEMTLSMKPEALEKITSVIPLKRMGTPEEIAHSAAYIFENDYISGRILELDGGLRI; this is encoded by the coding sequence TGGCCGAGTATTTCGCCGGTAAAGGCGCGAAGCTGGCGCTGGTGGACCTGAACCAGGAAAAGCTCGACGACACCGTCGTCGCTTGCAAGGCCAAAGGCGTCGAGGCTCGCGCTTATCTGTGCAATGTCGCCAATGAAGAGCAAGTGACGCATATGGTCGCCCAGGTGGCCGAAGACTTCGGTGCGATCCATGGCCTGATCAACAACGCCGGGATCCTGCGCGATGGCTTGCTCATCAAGGTCAAGGACGGCGAGATGACCAAGATGAGCCTGGCCCAGTGGCAGTCGGTCATTGACGTCAATCTGACGGGGGTGTTCCTGTGCACCCGTGAAGTCGCGGCCAAAATGATCGAGCTGAACAACAGCGGCACGATCATTAATATCTCGTCGATCTCCCGTGCGGGCAACGCCGGCCAGACCAACTACTCCGCCGCCAAAGCCGGTGTCGCTGCGATGACCGTGACCTGGGCGAAGGAATTGGCACGCTACGGTATTCGCGTGGCAGGCATTGCACCGGGTTTTATCGAAACCGAAATGACGCTGAGCATGAAGCCTGAGGCGCTGGAGAAGATAACGTCAGTGATTCCACTCAAGCGCATGGGCACGCCTGAAGAGATCGCCCATTCGGCGGCGTACATCTTCGAGAACGACTACATCAGCGGTCGGATTCTGGAGCTGGATGGCGGGTTGCGGATCTAA